A stretch of Lathyrus oleraceus cultivar Zhongwan6 chromosome 6, CAAS_Psat_ZW6_1.0, whole genome shotgun sequence DNA encodes these proteins:
- the LOC127093658 gene encoding uncharacterized protein LOC127093658 has protein sequence MGGSKASSTSEVGNGLPRCGCNETMKLLVSKSIENPGRKFWKCRNNMNGCGLFLWDDLVSEFAVKETNPSGCRQCEVNKAYLIEFAKEIVEEIDCRVGKLNKLEKLKKKIAMEKRKILWLMFVIGLSWMLIAAMVKLV, from the exons ATGGGTGGCAGCAAGGCATCTTCCACGAGTGAAGTTGGAAACGGCTTACCAAGATGTGGATGCAATGAAACCATGAAGTTGTTGGTCTCCAAGTCAATTGAAAACCCCGGTCGCAAATTTTGGAAATGCAGGAATAATATG AATGGGTGCGGTTTATTTTTGTGGGATGATTTGGTCAGTGAGTTTGCAGTGAAAGAAACCAATCCGTCCGGATGCCGCCAATGTGAAGTCAACAAGGcttatttgattgaatttgcTAAAGAGATTGTTGAGGAGATAGATTGCAGAGTCGGAAAGCTTAACAAGTTAGAAAAACTGAAGAAAAAGATTGCAATGGAAAAGAGGAAAATTTTATGGTTAATGTTTGTAATTGGTCTGTCATGGATGTTGATAGCAGCTATGGTTAAGTTAGTCTAA